One genomic window of Acidobacteriota bacterium includes the following:
- a CDS encoding NADPH:quinone oxidoreductase family protein codes for MKAWRVHEWCEPEQMSFEDIPIPEPGAGEIRIRNHAAALNFFDILMVQGKYQTKPPRPFTPGSEVAGIIDAVGEDVTGFNAGDRVQAMASGGSYAEFSIAPATKTFRIPDAMSFAEAAAMIVIYQTSYFALTHRTQVKPGEWLLVHAAAGGVGLSATQIGKALGAHVIATAGSEDKLQFCLSQGAEHALNYRDASWVDAVKKITGHGADIIYDPVGGEVFDLSTKCIAPEGRLLVIGFAGGTIPSIAANRILLKNMSVTGVYWGGYLEHHPEYMAEAEAALFKMYEAGQIKPIVSESFALADAVAALQALASRKTVAKVVLTM; via the coding sequence ATGAAAGCTTGGCGAGTCCACGAATGGTGCGAACCGGAACAAATGTCGTTTGAAGACATTCCCATTCCCGAACCCGGCGCAGGGGAAATCCGAATCCGGAATCATGCCGCTGCGCTGAACTTTTTCGACATTTTGATGGTGCAGGGAAAGTATCAAACCAAACCTCCGCGCCCGTTCACGCCCGGTTCCGAAGTCGCCGGAATCATTGACGCCGTTGGTGAAGATGTAACCGGTTTTAACGCCGGAGACCGCGTGCAGGCAATGGCGAGCGGCGGAAGTTATGCTGAATTTTCCATCGCCCCGGCGACAAAAACCTTTCGCATTCCTGATGCGATGAGCTTTGCCGAAGCCGCCGCCATGATCGTCATTTATCAAACTTCGTATTTCGCCTTGACGCATCGCACACAGGTCAAACCCGGCGAATGGTTGCTGGTTCACGCGGCAGCAGGCGGCGTAGGGTTGTCTGCAACGCAAATCGGCAAAGCGCTTGGCGCGCACGTTATCGCCACTGCGGGCAGCGAAGACAAGCTGCAATTCTGTTTGTCCCAAGGCGCCGAACACGCATTGAATTACAGAGACGCTTCGTGGGTGGATGCTGTCAAAAAAATCACTGGTCACGGAGCCGACATCATTTATGACCCAGTCGGCGGAGAAGTGTTCGATCTTTCCACCAAATGTATTGCGCCCGAAGGCCGGTTGCTGGTGATTGGTTTTGCCGGAGGCACGATTCCTTCGATTGCAGCCAACCGCATTTTGCTGAAAAACATGTCCGTCACAGGTGTTTATTGGGGCGGGTATCTGGAACATCACCCCGAATACATGGCCGAAGCTGAAGCGGCGCTGTTCAAAATGTACGAAGCCGGGCAGATCAAACCCATCGTGTCGGAAAGCTTTGCGCTGGCGGATGCAGTTGCGGCGCTTCAGGCGTTGGCATCCCGCAAGACTGTCGCCAAAGTCGTTCTGACAATGTAA
- a CDS encoding sigma-70 family RNA polymerase sigma factor has translation MNEYSTHEVTQLLVAWNQGDQLALEQLVPLVHAELHRLARRYMGNERAGHPLQPTALVNEAYMRLIDWKNVEWKNRAHFFGVSAQLMRRILVDFARQRPRVAGQSAHQVSIEEAAGLAEGRTADLVALDDALKSLAEIDERKSKIVELRFFGGLGNTEVAEVLGISEITVIREWNKAKAWLFRELSKTDPAKLNDTQ, from the coding sequence ATGAATGAGTATTCAACGCATGAGGTCACACAACTGCTGGTTGCCTGGAACCAAGGCGATCAACTGGCGCTGGAACAACTCGTGCCGTTGGTTCACGCCGAATTGCACCGACTGGCTCGGCGGTACATGGGCAACGAGCGCGCCGGGCATCCGCTGCAACCGACGGCGCTGGTCAATGAAGCGTATATGCGGTTGATTGACTGGAAGAATGTCGAATGGAAAAACCGCGCGCATTTTTTCGGCGTGTCGGCGCAGTTGATGCGACGCATCCTGGTGGATTTCGCCCGGCAACGTCCGCGCGTGGCGGGCCAAAGCGCGCATCAGGTTTCGATTGAAGAAGCGGCAGGTTTAGCCGAAGGGCGGACCGCCGATTTGGTGGCGCTGGATGATGCACTGAAAAGCCTGGCTGAAATTGACGAACGCAAAAGCAAAATCGTCGAACTGCGGTTTTTTGGCGGTTTGGGGAACACCGAAGTCGCCGAAGTGCTGGGCATTTCCGAAATCACAGTCATACGCGAATGGAACAAAGCCAAAGCCTGGTTGTTCCGTGAACTAAGCAAAACCGATCCCGCTAAGTTAAACGACACACAATGA
- a CDS encoding serine/threonine-protein kinase produces the protein MNPDRWARIDQLLDEAMELPSVERSAYLNHACPDDEELRQEIESLLAAHERAQAKFLNAPALEIAAQQLAANKDRSLIGQMLGAYSVLSVLGVGGMGEVYLARDTRLNRKVALKLLPAQFTQDPARIKRFEREARAASALNHPNILTIYEIGQIENKHFIAAEYIEGRTLREVISSGQVTEKDAIEMTIQICSALSAAHAAGIVHRDIKPENIMLRSDGYVKVLDFGLVKLTEQERSAERTNPSETDPAKTNPGAVMGTARYMSPEQATGQNVDRRTDIFSLGVTFYELLVGLPPFKGDRMAAILDAIIHHQPVLPAQARRDLNSELDRIVARTLEKDRELRYQSAEDLRADLKRLQRLIDSVATSGISRHAANPGISTKAALKFSAKKIAVAAAAIVLIVAGLVWWMGWIGGKGVPELPDWKDSKFVEVTENQGIKSHPAISPDGQWIVYADKIKEHFDLFRQRVGGITVTNLTEGSLVDDWEPAVSPDGSQIAFRSERHGGGIFLMGATGENVRLLIPEGHNPAWSPDGNEIAYSTQFGGNIFNRVGVGSQIWIFNLKTNAKRHVAAGDDAVQPNWSPNGLRLAYWGLRKGAQRDIWTVAVAGGEPVAVTDDKAQDGSPIWAPDGRGLYYCSNRNGRLSLWRVQIDEHSGRLLGEAEPLQAPAFYGMMLSFSRDGKRIVYGNRIASSNIKRIGFNLQRGETTGESSWMTQSTKRATNQDISPDGQWLTYYIFGDPQFDIFVSKVGEPDKIFQITNDAHIDRAPRWSPDGKRIAFFSDQTGKYEIWTINPDGSDRRQMTFSREDQPGFLDPAWSRDGTRMLFAYRGGAGGFMMDLSRPYQEQELFMFPPPPDEQGRTYVGFSWSPDGNQVAGTVYDKNKEVTGIVLYDLKTQRYERLNNEGNGPTWLPDNRRLFYSFNYKIFLIDSQTRAVRELRFPAGELVDNPMPSADGKYLYYTADSNEESVWMISLK, from the coding sequence ATGAATCCTGATCGTTGGGCGCGAATAGATCAATTGCTCGACGAGGCGATGGAATTGCCGTCCGTCGAGCGCTCGGCATATTTGAATCACGCCTGTCCGGATGATGAAGAATTGCGGCAGGAAATCGAATCGCTGCTCGCCGCGCACGAACGCGCTCAAGCCAAATTCCTGAATGCTCCCGCGCTGGAAATCGCTGCGCAACAGCTTGCCGCCAACAAAGATCGTTCCCTGATTGGGCAAATGCTCGGCGCGTACAGCGTGCTTTCGGTGCTGGGCGTAGGCGGGATGGGCGAAGTTTATCTGGCGCGCGACACGCGATTGAATCGCAAAGTCGCCCTGAAGCTGTTGCCCGCACAATTCACACAAGACCCGGCGCGGATCAAACGCTTCGAGCGCGAAGCCCGCGCGGCTTCGGCGCTCAACCATCCGAACATCCTCACGATTTACGAAATCGGCCAGATCGAAAACAAACATTTCATTGCCGCCGAATACATCGAAGGCCGGACATTGCGCGAAGTGATTTCCTCCGGTCAGGTGACGGAAAAAGATGCCATCGAGATGACAATTCAAATCTGTTCGGCGCTTTCCGCCGCGCACGCAGCCGGAATCGTTCACCGCGACATCAAGCCGGAAAACATCATGCTGCGCAGCGATGGATATGTGAAGGTGTTGGATTTCGGGCTGGTTAAATTGACCGAACAGGAACGCTCAGCCGAGCGCACAAATCCTTCAGAAACCGATCCGGCCAAAACAAATCCCGGCGCGGTGATGGGCACAGCAAGGTATATGTCGCCAGAACAGGCGACGGGACAGAACGTGGATCGCCGCACAGACATTTTCAGTTTGGGCGTCACATTTTATGAATTGCTGGTCGGTTTGCCGCCGTTCAAAGGCGACCGGATGGCCGCGATTCTGGACGCGATTATTCATCATCAGCCAGTTCTTCCCGCGCAAGCGCGTCGGGATTTGAATTCGGAACTTGACCGTATCGTCGCGCGGACGTTGGAAAAAGACCGCGAACTTCGTTACCAATCGGCTGAAGATTTGCGGGCTGACCTGAAACGATTGCAGCGATTGATTGATTCAGTTGCAACCAGCGGTATCAGCCGTCACGCCGCGAATCCAGGCATTTCAACCAAAGCCGCCCTAAAGTTTTCCGCTAAAAAAATTGCGGTTGCGGCGGCGGCAATTGTTCTCATTGTCGCCGGACTGGTCTGGTGGATGGGGTGGATTGGCGGAAAGGGCGTGCCAGAGTTGCCGGACTGGAAAGATTCGAAGTTTGTCGAAGTGACGGAAAATCAGGGAATCAAATCTCACCCGGCGATTTCGCCGGATGGGCAATGGATTGTTTATGCGGACAAAATCAAAGAGCATTTCGATCTGTTTCGCCAACGTGTCGGCGGCATCACCGTAACGAATCTGACCGAAGGTTCGCTGGTGGATGATTGGGAACCCGCTGTTTCGCCCGATGGTTCGCAAATCGCTTTCCGGTCGGAACGCCACGGCGGCGGCATTTTCCTGATGGGGGCAACCGGCGAAAACGTACGCTTGCTGATTCCGGAAGGCCATAATCCTGCGTGGTCGCCCGATGGCAACGAAATTGCTTACAGCACTCAATTCGGCGGAAACATCTTCAACCGCGTGGGCGTCGGCAGCCAAATTTGGATTTTCAACCTGAAGACGAATGCCAAACGCCATGTCGCTGCCGGAGACGATGCCGTCCAGCCGAATTGGTCGCCGAACGGTTTGCGCCTGGCTTATTGGGGATTGCGAAAAGGAGCGCAGCGCGACATTTGGACGGTTGCGGTGGCGGGCGGCGAACCGGTTGCCGTTACCGACGACAAAGCCCAGGACGGTTCGCCGATTTGGGCTCCCGACGGACGCGGACTTTATTATTGCAGCAATCGAAACGGACGGCTGAGTTTGTGGCGGGTGCAAATTGACGAGCATTCAGGGCGCTTGCTGGGCGAAGCCGAACCGCTGCAAGCTCCGGCGTTTTACGGCATGATGCTGAGCTTTTCGCGCGACGGAAAGCGAATCGTTTACGGAAATCGTATCGCCAGCAGCAACATCAAGCGCATCGGCTTCAATCTTCAACGCGGCGAAACGACAGGGGAATCAAGTTGGATGACCCAATCCACAAAACGCGCCACAAACCAGGACATCTCACCCGACGGCCAATGGCTGACGTATTACATTTTCGGCGATCCGCAATTCGACATCTTTGTTTCCAAAGTCGGCGAACCGGACAAGATTTTTCAGATCACCAACGACGCACATATTGACCGCGCTCCACGATGGTCGCCCGATGGAAAGCGCATCGCTTTCTTTTCCGATCAAACGGGCAAATATGAAATCTGGACGATAAACCCGGACGGCAGCGACCGGCGGCAAATGACTTTCAGCCGCGAAGACCAGCCCGGATTTTTAGACCCGGCGTGGTCACGCGATGGAACGCGAATGCTGTTCGCGTATCGTGGTGGCGCAGGCGGCTTCATGATGGATTTAAGCCGCCCGTATCAGGAACAGGAGCTGTTTATGTTTCCGCCGCCGCCCGACGAACAGGGGCGGACTTATGTCGGTTTCAGTTGGTCGCCTGACGGCAACCAGGTTGCCGGAACCGTTTACGACAAAAACAAGGAAGTCACCGGGATTGTTCTTTACGATCTGAAAACACAGCGATACGAACGGCTGAACAATGAAGGCAACGGGCCGACCTGGTTGCCGGACAATCGCCGCTTGTTTTACAGCTTCAATTACAAAATCTTCCTGATTGACAGCCAGACCCGAGCCGTCCGCGAGCTTCGTTTTCCCGCAGGTGAGTTGGTGGATAATCCAATGCCGTCCGCGGATGGCAAATACCTGTATTACACGGCTGATAGCAACGAAGAAAGTGTCTGGATGATTTCGTTGAAATAG
- a CDS encoding HlyD family efflux transporter periplasmic adaptor subunit — translation MAARIVESAPLPFDAKTGFLELTPPHWAARGLAWALLAVFGLGTIASIAISMPEKVTAQFVLTPVRGADPVKAIRGGVVTELLVVEGQAVNQGDLLLTLRSDSAANQTAELQTIETQLAGSGDSHLNAKRKLESVQLTDEQEARKLESRVRHLDTLIANKRQQLTLTEKMRDSYEKLFREGIASQAQLTAKLIEVSELASEVERLATEQSDARAEIEKLKLAGATRQAEFKEFERDLKEKTKTGEIRAEALKSGLANIDGNQVRLMAPCSGVVLKLKVRDKGAVVGEGGTVAELACGGNQLVAELTVPESGVGKLKLDQGVKLKYDAFPYQRFGAKHGRLVWLSPAKTENATSFSARVELSETEISVKGQPRGFNAGMTGTAEIVVGKRTLLSYVFEPIKQLRENLADVP, via the coding sequence ATGGCCGCCAGAATTGTCGAATCCGCGCCGCTGCCCTTTGATGCCAAAACCGGTTTTCTTGAATTGACGCCTCCGCATTGGGCTGCGCGCGGATTGGCCTGGGCGTTGCTGGCAGTGTTTGGGCTGGGAACCATCGCTTCAATTGCCATTTCGATGCCGGAAAAAGTCACGGCGCAATTCGTGCTGACGCCGGTGCGCGGAGCCGATCCGGTTAAAGCCATTCGCGGCGGCGTGGTAACGGAACTGCTCGTCGTTGAAGGTCAGGCTGTGAATCAGGGCGATTTGCTGCTGACGCTGCGCTCGGATTCCGCCGCCAATCAAACCGCCGAATTGCAAACCATCGAAACACAGCTAGCCGGTTCGGGCGACAGTCACCTGAACGCCAAACGCAAGTTGGAATCCGTGCAACTGACCGATGAACAGGAAGCGCGAAAACTGGAAAGCCGCGTTCGCCATTTGGACACGCTGATTGCGAACAAACGCCAGCAACTAACACTTACCGAAAAGATGCGGGACAGTTACGAAAAACTGTTTCGCGAAGGCATTGCCAGCCAGGCGCAATTGACCGCCAAACTGATCGAAGTCAGCGAATTGGCGTCGGAAGTCGAACGGTTGGCGACCGAACAAAGCGATGCCCGCGCCGAGATCGAAAAGTTGAAGCTTGCCGGGGCAACACGGCAAGCGGAATTCAAAGAGTTCGAGCGCGACCTGAAAGAAAAAACGAAAACTGGTGAAATCCGCGCGGAAGCATTGAAATCCGGTCTCGCCAACATTGACGGCAATCAGGTGCGATTGATGGCTCCGTGTTCGGGCGTGGTGTTGAAACTGAAGGTGCGCGACAAAGGCGCAGTGGTTGGCGAAGGTGGAACCGTTGCAGAACTGGCTTGTGGCGGAAATCAACTGGTCGCCGAGCTAACAGTGCCCGAATCAGGCGTCGGCAAATTGAAACTCGATCAAGGCGTGAAGCTGAAATACGACGCCTTCCCCTATCAACGGTTTGGCGCAAAACATGGGCGACTGGTTTGGCTGAGTCCAGCGAAAACCGAAAACGCCACCAGCTTCAGCGCGCGCGTCGAACTAAGCGAAACAGAAATCAGCGTCAAAGGCCAACCGCGCGGCTTTAACGCCGGAATGACCGGCACGGCGGAAATTGTTGTCGGCAAACGAACCTTGCTGAGTTACGTCTTCGAACCGATCAAACAACTGCGCGAAAATCTGGCGGATGTGCCGTAG
- a CDS encoding peptidase domain-containing ABC transporter: MGDKRVTLEELPMMMFLPEELKRLVMDCFVPASFGFGGEIIREGEETDAVYVLAEGRARMVKRGDKGEEVPLAALKPGETFGATGLLAPSLVGKRTTTVRASSDVRAYKLDPQLFQALLANHPEVKRYFEIEQRHRQLANFIKLYTPLAKLPVEALKLLALEAETISVKTGETVVKEGDAVGPMYIVEEGRLKVWESQGARRREIAYLRKGDLFGELSIARNQPRRATVEAMTDCRLFRINETTFGKFYARFPEFKTKIEERIAGYEYKKTARLPLDFAQEVLPANAEPVEQVSPLQLDERKTAAQLGPFATEDGHFVKGKRVRSFPHVKQIDEMDCGAASLAMVCRHFGRNVSITRIRQVVHTATDGTSLRGLCHGAEALGLAARSVKASKSNVAQMPLPAILHWNNYHWVVLFDVNDTHAWIADPATSIRKITRKELDEKWNGYAALFDYTASFEQAPETRTGFGWLVPFLKPFTGIFAKAFGLAVIVSALQMLLPVFTQVIVDSVLVENDSNLLTMMIGAMLVVLVFMTVAMLVQRYLLSFVAVRVDFSSLDFITRRLLALPLSYFTSRKTGDIQRRIQGVRQVREFLVQNGVNGLTSVAQIAAAVTLMFFYSPMLAAVFLAVAPMYAGLMRYSSKRLGPMFDELEEAYGKYSSHQIDAIKGIETVKALGAESALREKMLNEFHGLAKKQFKSNFLMMGYEGAVQTVGFLSMAMFLFVAANRVMSGEMTIGAMVAFNSLVAMANAPILTLLSMWDNWQFAAVLLNRMNDIFESEPEQGSDHSNLKPVRSLEGRVRLQNISFQYGGPDSAKILDDISLDVPAGKTVAIVGRSGSGKTTLVKCLAGMLEPTSGAIFFDDVEQKKLRYRDLRRKIGFVLQENYLFDETIVKNIAFGEEEPDTDQVIWAAKVANAHEFVDRLPLGYETRVGETGIVLSGGQRQRLAIARAVYNKPPILIFDEATSALDTESEKAVKENMNQLFKSRTSFVIAHRLSTIRDADLILVIEKGKLVEQGTHEELMARQGLYYYLSSQQLGL, encoded by the coding sequence ATGGGCGACAAACGCGTAACGCTGGAAGAATTGCCGATGATGATGTTTTTGCCGGAGGAACTGAAACGGCTGGTGATGGATTGTTTTGTGCCGGCGAGTTTCGGATTTGGTGGCGAAATCATTCGCGAAGGCGAAGAGACCGACGCGGTGTATGTGCTGGCAGAAGGTCGCGCGCGCATGGTCAAACGCGGAGACAAAGGAGAAGAAGTTCCGCTGGCCGCACTGAAACCCGGCGAAACCTTTGGCGCAACCGGCCTGCTCGCCCCTTCTTTGGTGGGCAAACGCACGACCACCGTCCGCGCCAGCAGCGATGTACGGGCATACAAACTCGACCCTCAGCTTTTCCAGGCCTTGCTGGCAAATCATCCCGAAGTGAAACGGTATTTTGAGATTGAACAGCGCCATCGGCAATTGGCCAACTTCATCAAACTGTACACGCCGCTGGCCAAACTTCCGGTGGAAGCCTTGAAGCTGCTGGCGCTGGAAGCGGAAACAATTTCCGTCAAAACGGGGGAGACCGTTGTCAAGGAGGGTGACGCTGTCGGCCCGATGTATATTGTCGAAGAAGGCCGGTTGAAAGTGTGGGAATCGCAGGGCGCGCGGCGGCGCGAAATCGCCTACTTGCGCAAAGGTGATTTGTTTGGCGAACTTTCCATCGCGCGAAATCAACCGCGTCGCGCGACGGTGGAAGCGATGACGGATTGCCGCCTGTTTCGCATCAACGAAACGACTTTTGGCAAATTTTACGCCCGTTTCCCGGAGTTCAAGACAAAGATCGAAGAGCGCATCGCCGGGTATGAATACAAAAAGACTGCGCGGTTGCCGCTGGATTTTGCCCAGGAAGTTTTGCCCGCCAACGCCGAACCCGTTGAACAGGTCAGCCCGCTGCAACTGGACGAGCGCAAAACCGCCGCACAACTGGGGCCGTTCGCCACCGAAGACGGCCATTTCGTGAAAGGCAAACGCGTTCGAAGCTTTCCGCACGTCAAACAAATTGACGAAATGGATTGCGGCGCAGCCAGTCTGGCAATGGTTTGCCGCCATTTTGGCCGCAATGTTTCGATCACGCGCATTCGCCAGGTGGTTCACACGGCGACGGATGGAACCAGTTTGCGCGGCTTGTGTCACGGAGCCGAAGCTCTTGGATTGGCTGCGCGTTCGGTCAAAGCTTCGAAAAGCAACGTGGCGCAAATGCCGCTTCCCGCGATTCTTCACTGGAACAATTATCATTGGGTTGTGCTGTTTGACGTGAACGATACGCACGCCTGGATTGCCGACCCTGCCACTTCCATTCGCAAAATCACGCGCAAAGAACTGGACGAAAAATGGAATGGGTACGCCGCCCTGTTTGATTACACCGCAAGCTTTGAACAAGCGCCGGAAACAAGAACGGGTTTTGGCTGGTTGGTGCCTTTCCTGAAACCGTTCACAGGTATTTTCGCCAAAGCGTTTGGGCTGGCTGTGATCGTCAGCGCGCTGCAAATGCTGCTGCCGGTTTTCACGCAAGTCATCGTGGACAGCGTGCTGGTCGAAAACGATTCCAATTTGCTGACAATGATGATCGGCGCGATGTTGGTCGTGCTGGTGTTTATGACCGTAGCCATGCTGGTGCAGCGCTATCTGCTCAGTTTTGTTGCCGTGCGGGTTGATTTTTCCTCGCTGGATTTCATCACGCGGCGCTTGCTGGCCTTGCCGCTCAGTTATTTCACGTCGCGTAAAACTGGCGATATACAGCGCCGCATCCAGGGCGTGCGGCAGGTGCGCGAATTTTTGGTGCAAAACGGCGTCAACGGACTGACTTCCGTTGCGCAGATTGCCGCTGCCGTGACGCTGATGTTTTTTTATAGTCCGATGCTGGCCGCAGTCTTTCTTGCCGTTGCGCCGATGTATGCGGGCTTGATGCGCTATTCCAGCAAACGATTGGGGCCGATGTTCGACGAACTGGAAGAAGCCTACGGCAAATACTCTTCCCACCAGATTGACGCGATTAAAGGAATCGAGACCGTCAAGGCTTTGGGAGCGGAAAGCGCGTTGCGCGAAAAAATGCTCAACGAATTTCACGGCCTGGCCAAAAAACAGTTCAAATCGAATTTCCTGATGATGGGGTACGAAGGCGCTGTGCAAACGGTCGGCTTTCTTTCGATGGCAATGTTTCTGTTTGTCGCGGCCAATCGCGTCATGAGCGGAGAAATGACCATCGGCGCAATGGTTGCGTTCAATTCGCTTGTGGCAATGGCCAACGCGCCAATTCTGACGCTACTTTCGATGTGGGACAACTGGCAATTCGCGGCAGTGCTGCTGAATCGAATGAACGACATTTTTGAGTCGGAACCGGAGCAGGGAAGCGATCATTCAAATCTGAAACCGGTTCGCAGTTTGGAAGGTCGCGTGCGATTGCAGAACATCAGCTTTCAATATGGCGGGCCGGATTCAGCCAAAATTCTGGACGACATTTCGCTGGATGTTCCCGCAGGCAAAACCGTCGCCATCGTTGGCCGCAGCGGTTCAGGGAAAACGACGCTGGTGAAGTGTCTGGCTGGAATGCTGGAACCGACCAGCGGAGCAATTTTCTTTGACGATGTCGAGCAAAAGAAACTTCGCTATCGCGATTTACGCCGCAAGATCGGTTTTGTGCTGCAGGAAAATTATCTGTTCGACGAAACCATCGTCAAAAACATCGCCTTCGGCGAAGAAGAGCCGGACACAGATCAAGTCATTTGGGCGGCCAAGGTCGCCAACGCGCATGAGTTTGTGGATCGCTTGCCACTGGGCTATGAAACACGCGTCGGGGAAACGGGCATTGTGCTTTCCGGCGGTCAACGCCAGCGATTGGCCATTGCCCGCGCCGTGTATAACAAACCACCAATTCTGATTTTCGACGAAGCGACTTCGGCGCTGGACACCGAATCGGAAAAAGCCGTCAAAGAAAACATGAATCAACTTTTCAAAAGTCGCACTTCATTCGTCATCGCGCACCGCCTGAGCACCATCCGCGACGCCGACCTGATTCTGGTCATCGAAAAGGGAAAGCTGGTCGAGCAGGGAACGCACGAAGAATTGATGGCGCGGCAAGGGCTGTATTACTACCTCAGCAGCCAGCAGCTTGGATTGTAA
- a CDS encoding class I SAM-dependent methyltransferase, giving the protein MNNLSIRSRDLFDNAYARINGFQVLQGMTELVAGLHGLRSQTSADEWRRFAQQDCLAHPIKSLLHQDPMTRRAFEKPRGYAGDADLLDLIYGLRPVSAETSSIGAAIYGFTVQAPAATAVRVRCEMLANKIDEVAAEIENPRILSVACGHLREAQRSKAVAEKRVGDYFALDQDKTSLETVQREQAPRGITPVHGSVKSILKNETNFSDLDLVYSTGLYDYLPQPVATSLTSRLFSMLKPGGRLVLVNLLPGFASLGYMETFMGWPMIYRSDEEMADVASGLSVEQVASKQLYHDTHNHVVFLEVEKQ; this is encoded by the coding sequence ATGAACAATTTGAGCATACGGAGCAGAGACTTATTCGACAACGCTTACGCGCGGATCAACGGCTTTCAGGTCTTGCAGGGGATGACGGAATTGGTCGCCGGACTGCATGGTTTGCGCAGCCAAACCAGTGCCGATGAATGGCGCAGGTTTGCGCAGCAGGATTGCCTGGCGCATCCCATCAAATCCTTGTTGCACCAGGACCCGATGACGCGCCGCGCGTTTGAAAAGCCGCGCGGGTATGCCGGCGATGCCGACTTGCTGGATTTGATTTACGGCTTGCGCCCGGTTTCGGCGGAAACGTCCAGCATCGGCGCGGCGATTTATGGTTTCACCGTGCAAGCGCCAGCCGCGACCGCCGTGCGTGTGCGCTGCGAAATGCTCGCCAACAAGATTGACGAAGTCGCTGCGGAAATCGAAAACCCGCGTATTCTGTCGGTCGCTTGCGGCCATTTGCGCGAAGCCCAACGGTCGAAAGCCGTAGCTGAAAAGCGCGTCGGGGATTATTTCGCGCTGGATCAGGACAAAACCAGTTTGGAAACCGTCCAGCGCGAACAAGCGCCGCGCGGCATTACGCCCGTGCACGGATCGGTGAAAAGCATTCTGAAAAACGAAACGAATTTTTCCGATCTCGATCTGGTGTATTCCACAGGGCTTTACGATTACCTGCCGCAGCCCGTGGCGACCAGCTTGACCAGCCGGTTGTTTTCGATGCTCAAACCAGGCGGGCGTTTGGTGCTGGTCAATCTGCTGCCAGGATTCGCAAGTCTCGGTTACATGGAAACCTTTATGGGCTGGCCGATGATTTACCGTAGCGACGAAGAAATGGCCGATGTCGCTTCGGGGCTGTCGGTTGAACAAGTCGCCAGCAAGCAGCTTTACCACGACACCCACAACCACGTGGTGTTCCTGGAAGTCGAAAAACAATAA
- a CDS encoding class I SAM-dependent methyltransferase, with the protein MNGLYHQGLQLFNGVYDQISNHRVAAGMQNLFSGLSQLKREADTDEWHAFANRDWKSHPVKALVHQDPLTRRAFEKPRGYAGDAELIDFIYGLRDLPQTSSIGAAIYGHMFEATAAKAVRARRDILAERLDAIADQVEQPRVLAIACGHLREAQKSRAVAEGRIGEFIGLDQDRISLALLEQEQCGFGVKPVHGSVRSILKGETSFADFDFVYSTGLYDYLPQSVATDLTTKLFEMLKPGGQLLVANFLTGVPDVGYMETFMGWPLIYRTDEELADVASGIDQTQIADCRTFRDPLQNIVFLEVKRDR; encoded by the coding sequence ATGAATGGTTTGTATCATCAGGGGCTGCAATTGTTTAACGGCGTGTACGATCAAATTTCCAATCATCGGGTTGCTGCTGGAATGCAGAATCTGTTTTCCGGCTTGTCGCAGTTGAAACGCGAAGCTGACACCGATGAATGGCACGCATTTGCCAATCGCGATTGGAAGTCTCACCCGGTCAAGGCGTTGGTTCATCAAGACCCGCTGACTCGTCGGGCATTTGAAAAACCGCGTGGGTATGCAGGAGATGCGGAGCTGATTGATTTCATCTATGGCCTGCGCGACCTGCCACAGACGTCCAGCATCGGAGCAGCCATTTATGGACACATGTTCGAAGCCACTGCCGCCAAAGCCGTTCGTGCTCGCAGGGACATCCTGGCGGAGCGATTGGATGCGATTGCGGATCAGGTTGAACAGCCGCGAGTGCTGGCGATTGCCTGCGGACATTTGCGCGAAGCGCAAAAATCGCGCGCCGTTGCCGAAGGCCGCATTGGCGAATTTATCGGATTGGATCAGGACCGTATCAGCCTGGCATTGCTGGAACAGGAACAATGCGGGTTCGGCGTCAAGCCGGTTCACGGGTCAGTCAGATCCATTTTGAAAGGCGAAACGTCGTTTGCAGATTTCGACTTCGTGTATTCCACAGGGCTTTACGATTATCTGCCACAATCCGTGGCCACCGATTTGACGACGAAATTGTTCGAAATGCTCAAACCGGGCGGGCAATTGCTGGTCGCAAACTTTCTGACCGGCGTGCCGGATGTTGGCTATATGGAAACCTTTATGGGCTGGCCGTTGATTTACCGCACAGACGAGGAATTGGCGGATGTGGCTTCGGGCATTGACCAAACACAAATCGCTGATTGTCGGACGTTCCGCGATCCGCTGCAGAACATTGTGTTTCTGGAAGTAAAAAGGGATAGGTGA